In the Dysidea avara chromosome 14, odDysAvar1.4, whole genome shotgun sequence genome, CATCAAATCACTACACACAGTCAGTCAAGCAGACTTGAAGCCATAGCCATCAAATGGCCACACAGCCAGTCTGCCCTCACACTAATATATTGCAGTCATGCACATTTAACACTGAACTAAATATGAATATCGACAAGCACATGTCAGGGAGTGGTGACAAGTACAGAGGACCACTGATGTGGTCAATGTACTACAGTACTGTAGGATTCCCAACAAACTTCTCTGAAAATGGGCTGAACTCTGGACAATTTGATCATGGTAACACCTCACATTGTTGTCATGAGAGAACCAATACTCTTCATCATGTAACACAGCCAGTCAGAGGACACCTGTCTAATAAGGCCATCACACTAGTTTCCAACATATGACACGGATAACTTGATACATGACTGGACTAGGTAAATGAAAACATTGTCTTAGGGTACTTCAAAAGGGCCATTGTACACATTAAGTTTGACATAGCACATGGTCACACAACACACGAACAAGTGGATACTGCTTTTCTACAAGATATGTACAGTAGGCACCAAAAGATCTcttaaataaaattatttacacacAGTGATAACTAAATGAAATGAAACACTTCAAATACACTGTGGTGTTTTAATGATTCtctgtcaaaattttctgtaaaTGATATTTGAAAATGTACAAGGAACACATCATACTCCTGAGTCTTGACAACTATACTCCATACTAAATACTCATACTCTACATTCTTGATGACTACAGTGAACCCTGTTAGttaggacacttgaaaatgaggacacctgcaaAATCTGTACACTTTGTAACTGTCATAAagtatgtaaactgacctggacaccttgataatcaggacacttttggtggTCCCATGGTGTCTTTAATACACAGGCTTCACTATAGTTAGACCATCACACAAATCTCTACCATATGAGATTACAGTGGAAGCTCTAtcatggacattttgggacccagaaatTCACACAATATTTGCTGTAGAGGATTTCAGAGGTGAAAAAGGTCAGACCAAAGTCTTTGCCCTTAACAATAAGAAGGTTTTATTTGTTatgtccttaattcagggagtttgCTAAGATAGGAGTCCACTGTAGCTCCCCAATTCGATAATGCTGAGCTTATCCCTCACGGTGAAACATTGGAGGGATGAGTAAAGCACATTTAAATTGAACCACTTTTGAAGTACACTTTTTGAATGATAAAAATTCAGTGAAATGAACTCTTTGGAATTCAAAGAATATCTTAGGCTTATAGTAATGTACAGGTATTAAATCACAAGAGCATCAAAGCCTTGCTGGTTCAATGGGCTCCTTTATTCAGCACACTTGTAGTGTGTGTTATGTCTGTTTTGAAGTGTGATTGAAGTGTTTCATTTCATCTAGTCATCACtgtatgtaaataattttattttaagaGATCTTTTAGTGCCTCAGGTCGTGATACAAGCAATGTGTGTTCAATCTCTAGACAATGTTTCCAGTGACCAGAACTGGGCCTGTGAATGTAATGTGATTTCTATGTACAGCGTATTACCTCCTGGTCCTATATTTGGCTCTAAAGTTATAAATTGAGACGAATGAGGGAACCATAAAGGCTTGGTGAATGATTTCCTTCACTTCTGGGTGGCAGAAAGCAGGTACCAATAATACCACTAATAATGGTGGTATGAATGTATGCACATTCTTCACACAACAGCTCGTTCATGGCTCCCACTACCAGTCAACTCTAAACTCTCTGTTGCCATAGCGCTTTAATAGGAATGAACAAGttgtttacaaaaaaatcaattaaGAGAAGACCCCCAAGATTAATTTAATGTATCTATACAGAACAAGAACACCATCAATACATGTATAGCAGAGATATAGCTTGGTTCCCAGCATTCCTTTGAATCCTTTCTCAATGGCAGGGTTTTCATATGCAGATGGCAGGCTCATAAACATATAAGAGCTAAGTGTTTACAGTTACAGATTCCCAAATGCAGTCACTTTCAAAACTATTAAGGCTACCAACAAACAGAAACAGCCACATTGTCGTCAATTGTCATCTGCACATCTGATAACTACACAACTTTGTACGCCACTACTCAGTCTTCACCTGCCCTACAAGCTGTAGGGTAAAGTACGCACTTCATTATCTACATGGACACAAGGTCATGGTGTAAGTATATTCACCAGATTTAGGTAATAAATATATTCTAAGCATAaccaagagttcacaatatTAAGTAGCTAGCCCTTCCTGGCATTGGTACAATTAATTCAACACTGAAAACTTTCAAAATGAATGTAAACATCAACAGATACTTAGTAGTCACACTTTGCTGCATAAACATCGAGTGGTAACTTTCATAACGGTCTCTATACTCACCTCCTCTACATTCTCATTGTACATTATAACAAGAACAATGTAAATGCATTAGCATACTGTCTATAAATGGTTCAATAATGGGTATCCTGAAACACAGGATAATGAGGATATAGTACCCAGTTAAATTTTGCACAAGCtttacacacagtacacacaagtACTAGTACACACATGTCACAAGGCATACCTTAATGACCACCCTCCTATCATCCCCATCATCAGGTATGAGGTCACTGCTGAACTGTTCACATTGTTGTCTGATCTGTGATGCTACTGGAGCCATAAACTGTGATGCTGGTAACTCCAGGTCATCGCATAACTGCTCAGCAAACTGCTCTGGTGTCACCAGTACTTCTGTAGGAAATTGAATCAACGTAAAGCCATTCACATATAGAAATTTAATTGAAGTAATcataaataattttttatttatgTTACTAACTGTACGTacaagtgactgttcaattagagtattttgtcacacAAACAGCCTCCAGCGCTAAATAGATGATTCACACTGCAAAAGATGCCGCACTCAGCTACCTCTAGTATAATCCTTGATTTAAAAAAATGGAAATGTGGgcaggatgagaaactaacaatTACCCTCATTTTAAGCTAGGGTTATTCATTGATAATTTGAGCAAGCATAATTCCCAACTGGGTAACCATGGGATCACAGTACAGGAGATCAGAATGTTACACAAGTgtatgctatattagagtatacagGGTAACAGAGAATATCTGCATGTACCATTCTTGTTCCATGTAAAAGTGTCTCGTAACTTTTGTCCATCCATGTCAATATCTAATCTGATGGGAACTAACACTTCTGGTAACACTGCTGCCTCATAATAAGAGTCTGGATCTTTGTCATTAAAACTATATCAATAAAAGGTGAACAATAgtgctactatatacagtattaatttctacacaagtacacatgtaACCCATTTGTGTACTTATGGCATGTAAAGTTATACTTGAGCATATAAAAGCAAATTGGGACCTACTGGACATGGCCACAATAATGAGTTGGTCTTAGTAAACAGGTGACCACTAGATGAGCTTCACTTTTAAGTATTAACTCTATTTAATGATGCAGTTAAGCTGTAACACGTACAGTTAGCTACACATTAAGGCTTAACCTCAACAATCATTGATAGCTACAAGCTAGCAACACACCTCATACACTCACATGTTAGGAAATGTCTTTACTCTCTTTGGAGCTGCTCTTGTTCGTGGTAGAGGAGTAGCACATGGCACGGCATCAAGATGAAACGAACTGTTAGGTATCTGTGAAGTCCATGTATTTTTCTTTCTTGATGAACTGCCATAACCACCAAGAGTGTTGGACACAGTACGTTCCATCGGCGGGTGAGACACCACAGATACATGATCTGCACCAGCTGACTGAACACGAAACCTGTCCTCTTCTCCTGCTAAAATCTCTTCAACTTCTGACGCTTTTATTATCTGAACATTAGTAGACAGGTTAGTGTACCCAACTCCCATCTCCATCATCTGCTTCCTCTCTTCCTGAGATATGTTTCTCCTCCACATTGATGGGTACTTCTTGTACAGAGCCCCGCGGAACATCCTCAAATAATTGCCTACTTCAGACCCTATCATGTAATCTTCACCATCTTCTGTCAGCTTGAATGGTTTCGGCTTTGTGCCGTACGTCTTCATGGTCGTACACAAAGGCCTTTTCGGCACTGCTAAATCTAACAAATCCCGATCAGTCATTGTCGTGGATGGAGGATTGCGGGAAATCGACCTGTCACTTATTCGAAAAGTGTCACCCAAAATTCAATTCGTTAAGTTCGAAAATTTAAATTGTGGGTTGAAGTTCTTTTTATTATGGCGTTTCCATCGTTACCGTCCTACTCGGCCAGAAACCCCATCACAAGAGAAAGATTGATTGTTCAGCGAAGGGCACATGACGCGGACCGCATTGAAAAATGGACAGAACACTCGCGCTACTTCACTACCGCTGACAACCGTTCTAACAAAGAGAATGAGTGGTCATCACAAAAATCCTTTCAAAACAGGTAAAACAGTTAGCATAAGAAACCCAGTGATTATCAAAGATTAGTGTGCACCAGTAGTCCTTACAAATCTTGAAAGGAAAGCTTTATTAGTGACTGTGGGACTCTAATAATGGCGGGAATAGTGGGCcaaataaggccaggcaaacttgattacttgtttctcatccacaaaagtTCGGATTTCCATGCTGGTGGGAGGctattttcattattcattattaaagaaaatactccaaaaaCATGCTGTTTGCTACtataatgtacctatcaatgtaatgcctgaCTACCACAGATATGGGCTGAGGGTGGAAAGGTCGGGGATGATGGGGGGGAAATGATCACTAAATTTCCTCGACATAGTGGGAATTTGTCTTCACTATAGAAATTCACTCAGGCTGCAAaagtgtgtgctttcagtttaggaaaGACTGTCTCGG is a window encoding:
- the LOC136244991 gene encoding SWI/SNF-related matrix-associated actin-dependent regulator of chromatin subfamily B member 1-like; amino-acid sequence: MTDRDLLDLAVPKRPLCTTMKTYGTKPKPFKLTEDGEDYMIGSEVGNYLRMFRGALYKKYPSMWRRNISQEERKQMMEMGVGYTNLSTNVQIIKASEVEEILAGEEDRFRVQSAGADHVSVVSHPPMERTVSNTLGGYGSSSRKKNTWTSQIPNSSFHLDAVPCATPLPRTRAAPKRVKTFPNIFNDKDPDSYYEAAVLPEVLVPIRLDIDMDGQKLRDTFTWNKNEVLVTPEQFAEQLCDDLELPASQFMAPVASQIRQQCEQFSSDLIPDDGDDRRVVIKLNLHVGNISLVDQFEWDLSNPLNSPEEFARKLCADLGLGGEFVTAIAYSIRGQLSWHSRTYAFSEAPLPTVKMPVRPPADLETWGPTIQVLSDAEMEKKIRDQDRNTRRMRRLAQTAPGW